TCGTAGTATATCGAGTCCCTCGAGACCCCGAACATCCTCGCTATTTCGGAGATGTTGAGGACGCGGGGGTTGTAGTTGAACTCCTCAAGAACACGTCCCAGGAGCCGCCTGCGCTCCTCAACGGTGCACTCGTTCAGCGGCCGCATCTCCAGGGGAGCGTTGTAGACGGCAACCGCGACTGCGTAGGTTCTCCTCGTGACCGGCGTGATGTACGTCCCTATCTCGAAGTCGACAACGGACGCACCGGGCGGGAGCTTCAGGTTCACCTTCTCAACGGCCTTTGCTATCGCGTCAGCCCTGCTCTTACCTGTTGAGTACTCAGCTATGACCCCCTTTGCCATATCTTGATGCGGATCGACCAGTATCGTAACGGTAAGGTTCATAAAAGCTCCAAAGGAGAGATCTATCTTTGCGGATGATATGAAGCCCGGGCGACGTGACAGGATTTCCTCCGACTGGAGTACGACGTTCCTTGTACAATCTTCAACGCTCGCAGAGTCGTGTTGGATACTTACCAATTCCACGGGACCACCCCTTGAGGTTTCCGCAATATTGAGTATGCTTCCCCTAAATTTGGGCAGAAAGCTATATAAGTTTTTTCGGGCCTAGAATAAGGTGAAGTAACTCCCCGGAGGTGTCGGAAAATGTTCAGGCTAAGAAGGAAGAAGGGTCAGGGCGCCATCGAGTACCTGTTCATGATCGCGGCGGCCCTGGTTATAATACTGATTGCGGTTAGGTATGTTGGTCAGAGCACGGGCACTGCCAGCCAGCAGGCGGACATAGCTTCTCTTCAGAGCCAGGCAGAGCTTGCTAAGAGCACTCTCACTGCAGCGGGAGTCTGGAATGATAATTATAATGTCAAGCTTGATGATACCAAGAACATTTTGTCTATTGAAAACAATGGTAATCCTGTATGGAACGCAACTGCTACGCATGAGAGCGAGTATGAGAGCCTACAGATAGGATCAAACTCCCTAACTGGTGGCAATGGCATCCCCCTCAGCGACGTATACAACACCTGCTCCTCTGGTGGAGACAACGCAAAAGCAGCCTGCTATGTGCTCGCAGACCTTGGGAACGGACACAAAGTGTGATTAAGTGATCTTTTTTAACTCTTTGTTTTTTAGGGGGAATTGCAATGAAGGCTCAAACTTCTCTTGAATACCTTTTTATGATAGCAACTGTGTTCATCATAATATTTGTGACACTTTTTGCATATAACAGGGGATATTTACCCACCGCACTATCC
Above is a window of Thermococcus celericrescens DNA encoding:
- a CDS encoding class III signal peptide-containing protein; the protein is MFRLRRKKGQGAIEYLFMIAAALVIILIAVRYVGQSTGTASQQADIASLQSQAELAKSTLTAAGVWNDNYNVKLDDTKNILSIENNGNPVWNATATHESEYESLQIGSNSLTGGNGIPLSDVYNTCSSGGDNAKAACYVLADLGNGHKV